The Actinomadura sp. WMMB 499 genome includes a window with the following:
- a CDS encoding nuclear transport factor 2 family protein, with amino-acid sequence MVRALSTLEAVPVTSHELAGEVFDAGDEPGTASGYVTCVAHHITEHDGKRTDLAWHLHYTDAYTRHDGMWRIARRALQIDWIETRPVRKART; translated from the coding sequence ATCGTCCGGGCGCTCTCGACGCTCGAGGCCGTCCCCGTCACGTCCCACGAACTCGCGGGCGAGGTGTTCGACGCGGGTGACGAGCCCGGCACGGCGTCCGGGTACGTCACCTGCGTCGCCCACCACATCACCGAGCACGACGGCAAGCGCACCGACCTCGCCTGGCACCTGCACTACACCGACGCCTACACCCGCCACGACGGCATGTGGCGGATAGCCCGCCGCGCCTTGCAGATCGACTGGATCGAGACCCGTCCCGTCCGGAAGGCACGAACGTGA
- a CDS encoding ATP-binding cassette domain-containing protein → MMEPAITVTGLRKSYGDKIVLDEVDLRVARGTVFSLLGPNGAGKTTMVKILSTLIPADGGAMTVAGHDPAADPDAVRAAIGVTGQYSAVDNLLTGRENLALMGDLQHLGRAASRRRADELLERFDLVEAGRKPAGTYSGGMRRRLDLAMTLVGNPAVIFLDEPTTGLDPRSRRTMWQAIRDLVAGGVTIFLTTQYLEEADQLADRIAVLDHGRLIADGTADELKRLIPGGHILLRFTDQNAVSTAVHALTDAALGEDGLSLRIPSDGGVRSMRDLFARLDDLSIEVAEMSVHTPDLDDVFLTLTGRPETEPQR, encoded by the coding sequence ATGATGGAACCGGCCATCACCGTCACCGGCCTGCGCAAGTCCTACGGCGACAAGATCGTGCTGGACGAAGTCGACCTGCGGGTCGCCCGTGGAACCGTCTTCTCGCTGCTCGGCCCGAACGGCGCGGGCAAGACGACCATGGTGAAGATCCTTTCCACGCTGATCCCCGCGGACGGCGGTGCGATGACGGTCGCCGGGCACGACCCCGCCGCCGACCCCGACGCCGTGCGCGCCGCGATCGGCGTGACCGGGCAGTACTCGGCCGTCGACAACCTGCTCACCGGCCGGGAGAACCTGGCCCTGATGGGCGACCTGCAGCATCTCGGGCGGGCCGCGTCCCGGCGCCGCGCCGACGAGCTGCTCGAGCGCTTCGACCTGGTCGAGGCGGGCCGCAAGCCGGCCGGCACCTACTCCGGCGGGATGCGCCGCCGACTCGACCTGGCGATGACCCTCGTGGGGAACCCCGCCGTCATCTTCCTGGACGAGCCCACCACCGGCCTGGACCCCCGCAGCCGCCGCACCATGTGGCAGGCCATCCGCGACCTCGTCGCGGGCGGTGTGACGATCTTCCTCACCACCCAGTACCTGGAGGAGGCCGACCAGCTCGCCGACCGGATCGCGGTCCTCGACCACGGCCGCCTGATCGCGGACGGCACCGCCGACGAGCTCAAACGCCTCATCCCCGGCGGCCACATCCTGCTCCGCTTCACCGACCAGAACGCCGTCTCCACCGCCGTGCACGCCCTGACCGACGCCGCCCTCGGCGAGGACGGCCTGTCCCTGCGGATCCCGAGCGACGGCGGCGTCCGCTCGATGCGCGACCTGTTCGCCCGCCTCGACGACCTCTCGATCGAGGTGGCGGAGATGTCCGTGCACACCCCCGACCTCGACGACGTCTTCCTCACCCTGACCGGCCGCCCCGAAACGGAGCCCCAGCGATGA
- a CDS encoding LLM class F420-dependent oxidoreductase has translation MRYAVLAPVAAGVTADPAWIGAYAEHADACGFESIVAVEHAVVASRYDSVYPYDASGKMELADDLDIPDPLDLLAYLAGRTSRIGLATGVLVLPNHHPVVLAKRLATIDALSGGRLRVTAGMGWMREEIEACGAAFDTRGRRADEQIAVLRALWADTAPEGATHDGEFFSFRNAMSYPKPVRKGGVPLHIGGHSKAAARRAGRLGDGLQPLGVAGDELEALVKLMREEAERVDRDPDVLQLTLGHSLAKVTPEKAEKLADQGADRLVLRATTTQDLREAKDELSSCAERLGLS, from the coding sequence GTGAGGTACGCCGTCCTGGCGCCCGTCGCCGCCGGTGTCACCGCCGACCCCGCCTGGATCGGCGCCTACGCCGAGCACGCGGACGCCTGCGGGTTCGAGTCGATCGTCGCCGTCGAGCACGCCGTCGTCGCGAGCCGGTACGACAGCGTCTACCCGTACGACGCGTCCGGGAAGATGGAACTGGCCGACGACCTCGACATCCCCGACCCGCTGGACCTCCTCGCGTACCTGGCGGGCCGCACGTCCCGGATCGGCCTGGCCACGGGCGTCCTCGTCCTGCCGAACCACCACCCGGTCGTCCTCGCCAAGCGCCTCGCCACGATCGACGCCCTCTCCGGCGGACGGCTCCGCGTCACGGCCGGGATGGGCTGGATGCGCGAGGAGATCGAGGCGTGCGGCGCCGCCTTCGACACGCGCGGGCGCCGCGCCGACGAGCAGATCGCCGTCCTGCGCGCGCTCTGGGCCGACACCGCGCCCGAGGGCGCCACCCACGACGGCGAGTTCTTCAGCTTCCGCAACGCGATGAGCTACCCGAAGCCCGTGCGGAAGGGCGGCGTCCCCTTGCACATCGGCGGGCACAGCAAGGCCGCCGCGCGCCGCGCGGGCCGTCTGGGCGACGGGCTCCAGCCCTTGGGCGTCGCAGGAGACGAACTCGAAGCGCTGGTCAAGCTCATGCGCGAGGAAGCCGAACGCGTGGACCGTGACCCCGACGTCCTGCAGTTGACCCTGGGCCACAGCCTTGCGAAGGTCACCCCGGAGAAAGCGGAGAAGCTCGCAGACCAGGGCGCCGACCGCCTGGTCCTGCGCGCCACCACCACCCAGGACCTGAGGGAGGCCAAGGACGAGCTGTCGTCCTGCGCCGAACGCCTCGGCCTCTCGTGA
- a CDS encoding DUF4097 family beta strand repeat-containing protein, with product MQTGSQGRREDVHEYTFETPGPIVAAVETTGGMVRLRAGDRADTLVDVRPSDPARDLDVQAAEHTRVEFEAGRLSVKTPRYKVRSLVGAPPSVEVTIDLPAGSRVDGKGGGHFRGEGRLGDTDLDTAAGFVRLQQTGRLKVRAAVGEISVNRAVGGVEVVSSTGKIWLGEIDGASSVKTSNGDITVGELAGEARLVTANGDIRVGRSRAELDAKTAHGSVRIGEAISGSATLETGFGEVEIGVPEGTAAWLEVSSEHGNVRSELDAADDPGGSVELVEIRARTRFADILVRRA from the coding sequence ATGCAGACCGGATCCCAGGGACGTCGCGAAGACGTCCACGAGTACACGTTCGAGACCCCCGGCCCGATCGTCGCCGCCGTCGAGACCACGGGGGGCATGGTCCGGCTCCGCGCCGGGGACCGCGCCGACACCCTGGTGGACGTGCGGCCGAGCGACCCCGCGCGCGACCTCGACGTGCAGGCGGCCGAGCACACCCGCGTCGAGTTCGAGGCGGGGCGGCTGTCGGTGAAGACGCCCCGCTACAAGGTCCGCTCGCTCGTCGGCGCCCCGCCGTCCGTCGAGGTGACCATCGACCTGCCGGCCGGCTCCCGGGTCGACGGCAAGGGCGGCGGTCACTTCCGCGGCGAAGGCCGGCTCGGCGACACCGACCTCGACACCGCCGCCGGATTCGTCCGGTTGCAGCAGACGGGACGGCTGAAGGTGCGGGCCGCCGTCGGGGAGATCTCCGTCAACCGGGCGGTCGGCGGCGTCGAGGTGGTGTCGTCCACGGGCAAGATCTGGCTCGGCGAGATCGACGGCGCCTCGTCGGTGAAGACGTCCAACGGCGACATCACCGTCGGCGAGCTGGCGGGGGAGGCGCGCCTGGTCACCGCGAACGGCGACATCCGGGTCGGCCGGTCCCGCGCCGAACTCGACGCGAAGACCGCGCACGGCAGCGTCCGGATCGGCGAGGCGATCAGCGGGAGCGCCACGCTGGAGACCGGCTTCGGCGAGGTGGAGATCGGCGTCCCCGAGGGGACCGCGGCCTGGCTGGAGGTGAGTTCCGAGCACGGCAACGTGCGGAGCGAGCTGGACGCCGCCGACGACCCCGGCGGGTCCGTCGAGCTGGTCGAGATCCGCGCCCGCACCCGCTTCGCCGACATCCTGGTCCGCCGCGCCTGA
- a CDS encoding FAD-dependent oxidoreductase has protein sequence MSDRSSVEPVAASAVGGFDHECDVLVVGFGCAGAAAAYEAAAAGADVLVLERASGPGGSSAQSGGELYLGGGTEIQKACGFDDTPDAMYAYLEAAIGPNADTEKLRLYCDGSVEHFEWFRARGVPFNPTLHETPVWMPMTDDGLMWLGENSWPYNTLAEPAPRGHRPAAPGFAGGILMERLAAAATEAGAVTHTDTQAAALVLDGGRVVGAVARRYGERVAYRARRAVVITTGGFVDNEEMLAHHAPLLLGHGKVSDGLDDGSGIRMATAAGAAVRRMSAVEIALTALPALAVRGMLVDGLGRRFINEDVYPGHFSVHAVKHQPGPYWTIIDEEGFESVPEADRWGQRPAHAAETLAELERELGMPAGSLEATVETYNRHAEKGEDPYFHKDPRWLRPLKPPYAAIDPRAGFFDGGGGKGSGAAGFTLGGLHTTVDGAVLNNSGDTVPGLYAAGRASSGMHGEGYISGTSLGDGTFFGRRAGRAAARAAAREENA, from the coding sequence GTGAGCGACCGATCGTCCGTCGAGCCCGTCGCCGCCTCGGCCGTCGGCGGGTTCGACCACGAGTGCGACGTGCTCGTCGTCGGCTTCGGCTGCGCGGGCGCGGCGGCCGCCTACGAGGCCGCCGCCGCGGGCGCGGACGTCCTCGTCCTGGAGCGCGCGAGCGGCCCCGGCGGCTCGTCCGCGCAGTCCGGCGGCGAGCTGTACCTCGGCGGCGGCACCGAGATCCAGAAGGCGTGCGGCTTCGACGACACGCCGGACGCCATGTACGCCTACCTCGAGGCGGCGATCGGCCCGAACGCCGACACCGAGAAGCTCCGGCTGTACTGCGACGGGAGCGTCGAGCACTTCGAGTGGTTCCGGGCGCGCGGCGTCCCGTTCAACCCCACCCTCCACGAGACGCCGGTCTGGATGCCGATGACCGACGACGGGCTGATGTGGCTGGGGGAGAACTCCTGGCCGTACAACACCCTCGCCGAGCCCGCCCCGCGCGGTCACCGCCCGGCCGCGCCCGGATTCGCCGGGGGGATCCTCATGGAGCGGCTCGCCGCCGCCGCCACGGAGGCGGGCGCCGTCACGCACACCGACACCCAGGCCGCCGCGCTCGTCCTCGACGGAGGCAGGGTCGTCGGCGCCGTCGCCCGCAGGTACGGGGAGCGGGTCGCCTACCGGGCCCGCCGGGCCGTCGTGATCACCACCGGCGGGTTCGTCGACAACGAGGAGATGCTCGCCCACCACGCGCCCCTCCTCCTCGGGCACGGCAAGGTCAGCGACGGCCTCGACGACGGCTCCGGCATCCGGATGGCCACCGCCGCCGGCGCGGCCGTCCGCCGCATGTCCGCCGTCGAGATCGCCCTCACCGCGCTGCCCGCGCTGGCGGTCCGCGGGATGCTCGTGGACGGCCTCGGCCGCCGGTTCATCAACGAGGACGTCTACCCCGGCCACTTCAGCGTCCACGCGGTCAAGCACCAGCCCGGCCCGTACTGGACGATCATCGACGAGGAGGGCTTCGAGTCCGTCCCGGAGGCCGACCGGTGGGGCCAGCGGCCCGCGCACGCCGCGGAGACCCTCGCCGAGCTGGAGCGGGAACTCGGGATGCCCGCCGGGTCCCTGGAGGCCACGGTCGAGACCTACAACCGGCACGCCGAGAAGGGCGAGGACCCCTACTTCCACAAGGACCCCAGGTGGCTCCGGCCGCTCAAGCCGCCGTACGCCGCGATCGACCCGCGCGCGGGCTTCTTCGACGGGGGCGGCGGCAAGGGCAGCGGCGCCGCCGGTTTCACCCTCGGCGGGCTGCACACCACCGTCGACGGGGCCGTCCTGAACAACTCCGGCGACACGGTCCCCGGACTGTACGCGGCCGGCCGCGCCTCCTCCGGCATGCACGGCGAGGGCTACATCAGCGGGACGTCCCTGGGCGACGGCACCTTCTTCGGGCGCCGCGCCGGGCGGGCCGCCGCACGGGCCGCCGCACGAGAGGAGAACGCGTGA
- a CDS encoding ABC transporter permease, protein MTTVTHSLTDSATMLRRNLRRMLRYPSMTVMLIGMPVVFLLLFVYVFGGTLGNGIGGDGGRRAYIDYVTPGIILMGLAATAQGTAISVAMDMTEGIIDRFRTMAVWRPSILTGHVIGSVIQALLSIAVVIGVALAIGFRPDASPLEWLAALGLVTGFALALTWISVGLGLAAKTVENASNSPMILMLLPFFGSAFVPTDTMPTALRWFAEYQPFTPLTETLRGLLLGAPIGDSGVQAVAWCIGLTTAGYVWSVYKFSRTTN, encoded by the coding sequence ATGACGACCGTGACCCACTCCCTCACCGACTCGGCGACGATGCTGCGCCGGAACCTGCGGCGCATGCTGCGCTACCCGTCGATGACGGTGATGCTCATCGGCATGCCGGTGGTCTTCCTGCTGCTGTTCGTCTACGTCTTCGGCGGCACCCTCGGCAACGGCATCGGAGGCGACGGCGGCCGGCGGGCCTACATCGACTACGTGACGCCCGGCATCATCCTGATGGGACTGGCGGCGACCGCGCAGGGCACCGCCATATCGGTCGCCATGGACATGACCGAGGGGATCATCGACCGCTTCCGCACGATGGCGGTCTGGCGCCCGTCGATCCTGACCGGCCACGTGATCGGAAGCGTCATCCAGGCCCTGCTCAGCATCGCGGTCGTCATCGGCGTCGCCCTCGCGATCGGGTTCCGTCCGGACGCGTCCCCGCTCGAGTGGCTCGCGGCCCTCGGCCTGGTCACCGGCTTCGCGCTGGCCCTCACCTGGATCTCCGTCGGCCTCGGGCTCGCCGCCAAGACCGTAGAGAACGCCAGCAACTCGCCGATGATCCTGATGCTCCTGCCGTTCTTCGGCAGCGCCTTCGTCCCCACCGACACGATGCCCACCGCGCTCCGCTGGTTCGCCGAGTACCAGCCGTTCACGCCCCTCACCGAGACCCTCCGCGGCCTTCTCCTGGGGGCCCCGATCGGCGACAGCGGCGTCCAGGCCGTCGCCTGGTGCATTGGCCTCACGACCGCCGGCTACGTCTGGTCGGTCTACAAGTTCAGCCGCACCACCAACTGA